Below is a genomic region from Persicimonas caeni.
CGACATGAGCGACAAGTTCGACATCTACGCCACCGTCCGAGGCGGCGGCAAGAGCGGCCAGGCCGACGCCATCAAGCTGGGCATCGCCCGCGCCCTCGAGCTGTACGACGGCGACCTTCGTTCGCCGCTCAAGAAGGCCGGCTTCCTGACCCGCGACGCTCGCGTCAAAGAGCGTAAGAAGTACGGTCAGAAAGGCGCTCGCGCTCGCTTCCAGTTCTCGAAGCGCTAAGCCGAGTCGACCGACACAGTTGCTGTACCGGCAGCATTGGGCCGCAGGGACGCGGCCCGCACAACAAAAAACGCCCGACGTGTATGTGCGCGTCGGGCGTTTTTGTGTTCTTGCGTCTCTCCTTATGGGGCGCCTCGATTTCTGAAGGCCTTCTCAAAACCCAAACGGCAACAACAACATCAACGTCGCCATCACCACGAACATCGCGCGCCAGATGCCCATGCGGAAATACATGCGCAGGGCGCCGATCTCGATGTTGAAGACCCAGATGATCGACAGGAAGTGGCCGAGGGGAAACTCGGCGATGGGAGGGATGAGCAAAAAGGCGTAGCCGGCGCTGGCGTATCCGACGATGCGCGCGCTCAGGCTGAAGCTGGAGTGGCCGCCGGCGAGTCGGGTCGCCAGGTGAAAGATCCCCACGTGGGCCATGAAGATGAGCACCGCGCGGATGGGCACAGCGACAAACAGCGCCACGCGCGCCATGTCGAAGGTGGCGCCCGATTGCTCGGCGACGGTGTTGATCAGCTCCTGGTACTGCTCGAAGAAGAGCATCTGCCAGCCGGTGCTGAACAAGAGCCCGACGCCCAGGCACAGCAACCCGAAGGCCACCGCCGGGCCCCAGGAGCCCGAAAAGCGCACGTTTTGGAAAAAGGTTCTCGGGGAGGTGACCACGTCGACGAGGGTGCGCGCGAAGGCGCGCGGTGAGTAGTCCTCGTTCGGATCCTCCCACGGGGTCGTGGGAGGCGCGAACTTCTCGCGGCACACACTGCAGATGCAATAGCCGCGAAGGTCGCTCCCATGACAGGCGGCGCAGATATCGCCACCGCACTCGGTGCAGATGGCGATAGCCGGCGCGCCTTCATGGTGCGAACACGTTCTGTGGTCAGCGTGTCGCTGGGAGGTAGTCACTGCTTACTTCTTGTCGTCCTTTTTGCGCTTGCGGCGACGAGTCTTCTTGCGCTTGCGCTTTCTCTTGTTGCGCGACATCGACTTCGAGTTCGAGCCGTCCATCGCCTGGCGGTGGTGGCTCGGCGGGGTGTAGCCCGGGGGCAGGTTCATGCCGCCCATGCCGGGCAGTCCGCCGCCTTGCGACTGTCCGCCGCCTCCGCCGCCGCCCAGAAGGTCGCCCATCAGCGAGCCGATGTCCATGTCCTTCATCTGGCGCATGGCGTTGAGCTGCTTGAAGCCCGGAATCTTGTTCAAGAATCCGCCGCCCATGTTGCTGAACTGCTGCATCATGCCGCGCATCATGTTGAACTGCTGGATGACCTGCTCGACCTTCTCCTGCTCGGAGCCCGAGCCCTTGGCGATACGCCGCACCCGGTTGGGCTGCTTGGTCAGCAGATCCGGGTTGGTCTTCTCCTTGTCGGTCATCGACTGGATGATCGCGCGGATCTTGCCCAGCTCGCTGTCGTCGACGGCCACGTCGTCGGGCAGCCCGCCGCCAAAGAACGGCATCATCTCCATGAGCTCGCTCATCGAGCCCATCTTCGAGATCTGCTCGAGCTGGTTGTAGAAGTCGTTGAAGTCGAACTCGCCCGAGAGCATGCGCATGGCATCCTTCTCGGCGCGCTGCGCTTCCTCGTCGGACAGCGTACGCTCGAAGCGGTCCATCAGGCCCATGACGTCGCCGAATCCGAGGATTCGGTTGGCCAAGCCTTCGGGGCGGAACTCCTCGAGGTCGTCGAGCTTCTCGCCGACACCGATGAACTTGATGGGCTTGCCGGTGACCTCTTTGATCGACAGGGCGGCACCACCGCGGGCGTCACCGTCGAGCTTGGTCATGATGAAGCCGTCGACCTCCAAGCGGTCGTTGAACTCTTTGGCGGTGTTGACCGCGTCCTGGCCGATCATGGCGTCGGCGACCAGGAAGATGTTCTCGGGCTTGGTCGTATCGATGATCTGCTCGAGCTCCTCCATGAGGACGTCGTCGACGGCCAGGCGGCCGGCGGTGTCGAACAGGATGATGTCGCGGTCTTTGTCCTCGGCGATCTTGAGCGCCTCTTTGCAGACCTCGACCGGGTCGGCGCCTTCGCGAGCGTGCACCGGCACGTCGATGCGCTCGGCGAGCTGGCGAAGCTGCTCGATAGCAGCCGGACGATAGACGTCGGCGCCCACGAGCAGGGGCCGCTTGCCCTCGCGCTCCATCAGGTACTTGGCCAATTTGCCGGTGGTGGTCGTCTTACCCGAGCCCTGCAGGCCGACCATCATGATCTTGGTCGGACCCAGCCGCGGGTTCGAGAAGACGATGGAGGTGTCCACCGGGCCCAGAAGCCCTTCGAGCTCGTCGTGGCAGATCTTGACGAAGTGGTCGCCCGGGGTGACCTCGACCTTCTCGTTGGCCTTGGCCTTGACCTTGACGACCTCGCCGATGGCCTTTTCCTTGACCTGCTTGATGAATTTTTTGGCGATGCGGAAGTTGACGTCCGCCTCGAGCATCGCCATGCGGATGTCTTTGAGGGCGTCGTCGATATTCTCTTCGGTGATCTCCCGCTTCCCCTCGAAGCGATTGCGTACGTCGCGAAAACCCTTCGCGACAACGTCAAACATAGCCATTGCCAAACCCTTTGGTCTCTAGAAACTGGATGCCGATTGGGGCGCTCAAGTGGCGCACCCGATTTATGCTGGTTGCTTCACGAAAAACTCGTACGAAAAAGTCGCACGGAACGAACGTGTAAACAGAGCCGCTTGTTCCGGTCGACACGCAGGTCCACCGGCGGCGGCTCGATGTGGGAGGGCGACTGCCGGCCCTTTGTGCCGACAGCGGGAGGTGCGGATTGGCGAACGGCCTTCGCTGAGGCGGCAAATACCGCCCCGAAAAGGGCCCTCCGACAGGTCCGTCAGGCTGGCTGGCAACGTATCCACTGGGCGGTGGGCTGTCAACTGAGCCCGAGCGTGTTAGGATGGTGCCATCTGGACGAAATAGGCAGCAAACTTGCGGGCCGTGGCTGCGGCCTATATAAGTGAGGGTGTTTTCGACCTTTTTTGCGTCGGGTTACGCACATACGGAGAAGAGAGATATGCAGATCAACATACAGCTCATCATGCAGCAAGGCTGGACCCGCTCGGTGCTCGCCGTCCTTTTCGTCGGACTGATTGCCGCGGCGTCGACCGGTTGCGAGCCGAGCCCCAAAGAGAAGCTGAGCGCCGCTCAGGTCGCCGTGATGAACGAGAAGCCGGACGAGGCCGAGAAGTACCTCAAAGAGGTGCTCGAAGCCGAGCCGGAGAACTTCACCGCCAAGCGCAAGATGGGCGAGGTCGAGCAGCTTCGCGGCAACTACGTCAAGGCCGAGGAGCAGTACAAGTCGCTGTGGGACGCCCAGGGCTTTGGCAAAGAGGGCGCCGAACTGTCGACCAAGCAGGAGAGCCAGAAGGCACTCCTGCAGGAGAATATGCTCAAGCTCTATGAGGACTGGGCCGAGTCGATCGATCCGTCCGAGAGCCCCGACAAGTATATCGAGGTGGTCAAAAAGGGCCTCGAGATCAACCCCAAGAAGACCCGCCTGAACACCATGCTCGTCACCGCGTACGAGAATCAGGCCAAGAAGCTCGTCGAGCAGGGCAAGAAGCTCGAGGCGGCCGCGGTCTACGAAAAGATCCCGCAGCTCTACACCAGCTCCAAGAAGCGCAGCAACGCCGAGGAGCGCGCCACGAACCTTCGCTTCGAGGCCAACAAAGAGCAGATGCTCGGCTACTTCAACGAGAAGGCCAAGCCCGAGCTGCAGAAAGAGGACCGCTACGACGCCGAGAACAAGACCATCAAAGTCAGCGTCGAGAAGTCGCTCGACAGTGACATGGAAGCGCTGGCCGAGAAGGCCATCGAGAAGAGCCAGGGCAAGAAGGTCGACCTGAAGCGTCGCAGCGCCCAGCACGCCGCGATCATCTGCGACATCGCCATGCGCCAGGAAGTCCTGGTCCCGTCGGTCGAAAAGGCCATCGTCGAGGCCACCGGCATCCCCGCCGAGTCCGACTTCTCGAAGATGCGCGTGCCCGCCAGCGTCAACAAGGGCGTCAAGATCGAGGCCGGCCGCCGCGACTGCAAGCTGACCGCCGCCTTGCCGCTCGACGCGGTGCTCAAGATGGGCTTCGAGGTCAAGCAGCAGACCGAAAAGGCCAAAGCCGAGGGCGAGGGTAAGGAGGCCGACAAGGCCGAGTCGGGCGCCAAGGCCGAAGCCGACGAGGCCGGCGACAAGAAGTAGGGCCACTGCCCGATCAATCGCGCGGTTTGGTTTTAACTCGCCGTGCGGGTGTCTAAGATGGAAGGATGCGTGTCAGCGGCGATACGCATCCTTCTGTCGTCTGGGGCGCGCCTCTTCGGCGCTTGACACCATACGCATGTGCGGTTCATAAGAATCGCGGTGACAGTGATTTTTAGATTGGTATCCCTGTGTCGCGGCGCCTCGGCGCTCGACCCCTGAGCAAGATTGCATAGGAGCAGCCGCCATGTCGGACGAAGAAGAATTCGAAGACGAAGAACTCGAAATGGGCGACGACGACGTCGATCTCGACGTCGAGCCGGAAGATTACGACGACGACGATTTCCAGGCCACCGAGATCGACGACGAGCTCTTGGAGAAGGCCCCGGAGAACGCCGCCAAGGCCAACCCCAAGCGCATGAGCGCCGCCCAGCGCAAGAAGAACCGCAAGCTCGTCGAGGGCATCATCGACTCGACGTACTTCGAGTCACCCGAGTCGGCCGAGAAGGCCTACGCCGCCCTCAAAGAGGAGACGGATCTGGCCGCCGCCAAGCCGTACTCGCTCGACGTCGAGCTGACCGAGAACGACACCGTCGACCACCCCAAGTTCGGCATCGGGTTCGTGCTCGAGCTCGTCTCGCCGACCAAGGTCGAGGTCTTGTTCGAAGACGGCGAGCTCATCAAGCTTGTGTGCAACCAAAAGTCGAAGCGCTAATAAGCCTCTAGATCGAGTCGAACGCCATGGGCGACGACAACATCAAAATCATCACCCGCAATCGTAAGGCCCGCCACAACTACTATGTGGACGAGGAGTACGAGGCGGGCCTCAAGCTCGTGGGCAGCGAGGTCAAGAGCCTGCGCGAGGGCAAGGTACAGCTCAAGGACGCCTACGCGCGCTTCGAGAACCACGAGCTGTACCTTGTCAACGCCCATATCCCGCCGTACTCGCACGGCACTCACGAGAACCACGAGCCCGAGCGCGACCGCAAGCTCTTGATGCACCGGCGCGAGCTCAACCGGCTCGAGAACAAGGTCGAGACCGCCGGCTACACGCTCATCCCCCTGGCGCTGTACTTCAAGGGGAGCCACGTGAAGGTCGAGCTCGGCCTGGCCAAGGGTAAAAAGCTGTTCGACAAGCGCCACGAGCTCAAAAAGAAGCAACACAAGCGCGAGATGGCCCGCGAGCACGCTCGCCAGCACGATCGGCGCTCGTCGGATTATTGATGGGGCTAAGGGTGACTAAGAGAGGCTAAGGGTGACTAATACTACTTGGTCAATTTCGTGGTCCGCACCTGAGCGAGACCAGGGCCACGAGCGCGAGAAGGCATTCTGACAGCGATGCCGGTGCGCATCATGGAAGAATGACGCCGAAGCGATCGTGGTTCTGGGCCGCTCCAGGGCGGGTTCACCGAAAGTGACCAAGTAGTACTAATCGGATGTGGTCATTCTGGTCTCTAGTTCCCCTTAGTCACTAGCTCGCGAAGCGAGCGGCTTAGTTACTCTTAGTTCCCCTTAATTTCCCCAAAAAAATTGGAACAATCGCGACCCGTCACCAGTTTTACTAACGAATGACGGGTTACGCATTTGACACCGCACCCAAAAGCCCTTAGGTTCCCGGGTCCGGCAAAGTTTTGAAACCTTCCGCGATTCGCCGCATCTCAAGGGTGTAATCGGGAAGGCTCGGCTGACCCGACGCTCTTTGACAACCGACTGAGAAAGTCGTTTCACGACACCACTCAGTCCAGTCACACCCTTTACGGGGGCGCACTGGCTTCGACGTGGGATGTTGAAGCGAACGATTTCGTGCCGTGGGTATCTCGGTGACCACGTTATTAACTGTCGAGAATCTACAACTGGCAACGATACAAACCAGTATGCGATGGCTGCGTAAGCAGACTGTCGTGAATAGACGCGGGTAAAACCGCCCGTCCACTATTGCACCTCGCCTGTGGGGCTTTAGGGACGACGAAAAGCAGGCTTGGCCCCAGGAAGTTCGGTCTTCGGTCTGGGGCGACACATGAGAAGGCCCCTCTTTCGCCATAGCCTGTCCGTGGACAGTGGTTGAAGGAGGTAAAACTTCAAACACGGACTACGCACGTAGCAGCGTTCAGTGGATCTTCCGCGGACGCGGGTTCGATTCCCGCCGCCTCCATTCGGACCCGAGGACTTTTGTCCTCGGGTCTTTTTTTGTTTCTTGAATCACAAAAGCCGCAAACCGGCGAGGGGCTCCTCCCCCGTGGGGGAGGTGGCTCGTGCGCCGTACAGCGCGAGTCGGAGGGGGCATCAGCAACCAAGGAGCCTCGCCCACGCAACCCTAGGATGTCAGAGGCTGTCGAAGAAGGTCGCCCTTCTAGCAGGTAGGCCTCAGACATCGGCTTGCGTGAGCGGGCGGCCTCGCTACCAGGTCAAGATGACCTGCCTCCTAAGTCGTTTGCGACAACCTTTCGGCTTCGCACGCTTGGGCTTGGTGGCGGCGAAGGTACTTCGACACCAGTGGGCCGACGTCGGCCGCTGTTAGAACCGCGGTGGGTGCAGACCGCAGCACGCCGTGCCGCAGTCCAAACCTCGCGATGTTGCGGGCGCGTCTGCGGGAGCGTCCTGGAAACGCCTGGCAGATCAGTTCTGCGATCGCTGTGATGTCGTCGGCACCGGTGTCGTACGAACCTCGCGAGCGATGCGGCTTCACCTCGTTCTCGTCGCCGAGCACCTGCCGAGTTCGAGCGGTGTCCGGGTCGTAGTCTTCGTCTCGCGAGGCGAGCATGATGCGCGGGGGCAGGGCGGTTGGGGTTCCGGCGATTGGCTCCTGGCTGCCTTCGGGAACGGGCACCTCGCACTCGTCGCAGGCGCGAAACACCGCTTCGGGCTCCACGAGAATGCCGAAGCGTTCGACGTACTTGCGCCGGTGGCGAACCACCACCGCGCGCACGGAGCTGTATTTGGAGGCCCGGCGCGTTAGCTTGGCGTTGCCGGCGGGTAGGAAGGCCAGGGCGTCGAGTCTCATGCAGTTAATGCAGGTCGGCTTGGATGTCTTCTTCCCTTGGAAGACGACCAACGAGCGGCGGCCTTCGAAGGTCCGGCCGCACGCGCGGCACTTCTTCGCCTTGCGGTACGACCACACGACGATGTCGTCGTCGAGCCACTTCACCTGCCGGCGCTTTCCTTTTGGTTTTCGGTTACGCTTTCGTCTACGTCCCATCTCTGCTCTCCGTTTTTTCGCGCATTATTCACGCCGCCCGCGTCCCGCGCGCCCGGTGGCGCTGCTCCCACTCGATGCAGGCAACTTGGTGGAAGAGGACGTGGTCTTGGCCGGCGCCGGCCGGGTCGTAGGCGCGGAGGATGGCGCCGGCCTCCTCGGTGGCTTGGAGGGCGAGGGCGACCAAGGCTTTTTCGCGCTCTTCGAGCGGCAGGTTGTCGAGGTTGAGCCAGCGCTCGAGGGTGGCCGTCGACCACTGCGTCGCCCAGGTCTCGAGCGGCTCGGCCATTTGGTCGAAGCGTCGGCACTGGTCGAGGGTGTGGTCGATGCGCTGCTCGAGGCGGTTGATGGCGAGCGCCATTCGGCATCGGTGCAAGAGTTGCTGTCGGTCCATGAGAATTCTCCGTGTCGTGTGGTCGATTTTGTTGCGTTCGGTGACTCGGGACCGCCCGTACATCATGCTTGTCCCTTCCATTCTTGTTTTCGGCAAAACGGCGCTGATCGTTGCGTACTTTTTTGTGCCCGGTCCGATGTGTGTGAGGTGTGGTGGGGTGTAA
It encodes:
- the rpsI gene encoding 30S ribosomal protein S9, with translation MAKVEQFHAIGRRKSASARVFLRPGGSGNVTVNKQDADEYFARDTLMMIIRQPLELVDMSDKFDIYATVRGGGKSGQADAIKLGIARALELYDGDLRSPLKKAGFLTRDARVKERKKYGQKGARARFQFSKR
- a CDS encoding YIP1 family protein, coding for MTTSQRHADHRTCSHHEGAPAIAICTECGGDICAACHGSDLRGYCICSVCREKFAPPTTPWEDPNEDYSPRAFARTLVDVVTSPRTFFQNVRFSGSWGPAVAFGLLCLGVGLLFSTGWQMLFFEQYQELINTVAEQSGATFDMARVALFVAVPIRAVLIFMAHVGIFHLATRLAGGHSSFSLSARIVGYASAGYAFLLIPPIAEFPLGHFLSIIWVFNIEIGALRMYFRMGIWRAMFVVMATLMLLLPFGF
- the ffh gene encoding signal recognition particle protein; translation: MFDVVAKGFRDVRNRFEGKREITEENIDDALKDIRMAMLEADVNFRIAKKFIKQVKEKAIGEVVKVKAKANEKVEVTPGDHFVKICHDELEGLLGPVDTSIVFSNPRLGPTKIMMVGLQGSGKTTTTGKLAKYLMEREGKRPLLVGADVYRPAAIEQLRQLAERIDVPVHAREGADPVEVCKEALKIAEDKDRDIILFDTAGRLAVDDVLMEELEQIIDTTKPENIFLVADAMIGQDAVNTAKEFNDRLEVDGFIMTKLDGDARGGAALSIKEVTGKPIKFIGVGEKLDDLEEFRPEGLANRILGFGDVMGLMDRFERTLSDEEAQRAEKDAMRMLSGEFDFNDFYNQLEQISKMGSMSELMEMMPFFGGGLPDDVAVDDSELGKIRAIIQSMTDKEKTNPDLLTKQPNRVRRIAKGSGSEQEKVEQVIQQFNMMRGMMQQFSNMGGGFLNKIPGFKQLNAMRQMKDMDIGSLMGDLLGGGGGGGQSQGGGLPGMGGMNLPPGYTPPSHHRQAMDGSNSKSMSRNKRKRKRKKTRRRKRKKDDKK
- a CDS encoding tetratricopeptide repeat protein, producing MQINIQLIMQQGWTRSVLAVLFVGLIAAASTGCEPSPKEKLSAAQVAVMNEKPDEAEKYLKEVLEAEPENFTAKRKMGEVEQLRGNYVKAEEQYKSLWDAQGFGKEGAELSTKQESQKALLQENMLKLYEDWAESIDPSESPDKYIEVVKKGLEINPKKTRLNTMLVTAYENQAKKLVEQGKKLEAAAVYEKIPQLYTSSKKRSNAEERATNLRFEANKEQMLGYFNEKAKPELQKEDRYDAENKTIKVSVEKSLDSDMEALAEKAIEKSQGKKVDLKRRSAQHAAIICDIAMRQEVLVPSVEKAIVEATGIPAESDFSKMRVPASVNKGVKIEAGRRDCKLTAALPLDAVLKMGFEVKQQTEKAKAEGEGKEADKAESGAKAEADEAGDKK
- the smpB gene encoding SsrA-binding protein SmpB — its product is MGDDNIKIITRNRKARHNYYVDEEYEAGLKLVGSEVKSLREGKVQLKDAYARFENHELYLVNAHIPPYSHGTHENHEPERDRKLLMHRRELNRLENKVETAGYTLIPLALYFKGSHVKVELGLAKGKKLFDKRHELKKKQHKREMAREHARQHDRRSSDY